The Geobacillus genomosp. 3 genome segment TCAACGTGTTTTTAGTCCCTCACCATTTGCTTGACGGGGGAATGATCGGCCTTGGGCTGATCGCCAAATACGTCTGGCACGTGCAAGCCGGTCTGACGATGATCATCTTAAGCGTTCCCCTTTACGTGGCGGCTTGGTTTTACTATCGCCCATTTTTTTACAACAGCTTGCACGGTCTTTTATTTTCCTCATGGATGATTGACGTATTATCGGTTTTGCGCGGCATTGTTACGTTGGATCCGCTCTTGAGCGCCATCATCGGGGGAATGCTTGTCGGTGCGGGCATCGGCCTCATGTTGCGCGAGGAGACAAGCACGGGCGGAACGGATTTGCTGGCTCAGTTTATCGCCAAACTGACAGATTGGAACGTCGGTGTCATTATATTCGTCATTGACGCCTGTATCATTTCGATCGGAAGCCTCATGATTGACTCGGTGCCATTTATTTATTCGTTTGTTGTCGTCGCAGTCGTCGGAGCGGTGACGACAATGCTAACGAGCGAAAAAACGATGGGGGTGTAATCCGGATCCCCACCGTTTTTTCATGGTCATCCCCCACATGCCCGCCCGTTAGGAGTCGGATATGTTTCCGTTGGGCATGCGATCAAGGCGGAAAATGCAGATGTTGTTGAACGTGAGTGATTTCCTGCTTTAACGCTTCAGTGGGATATAGGTGCTCTGTTGCCACTGGCATATGCAAGCCATTTTAGATGGAAGGCGGGCGTCTGTTCACGGTTTTGCCAGCTCGAGCGCGCGATAGACGTTGATGAGTCCGGAGCCATAGTACGGATCTTTTCCTCTCTCGCCTAAATCATCAGCGCTTCGTAGAATGATATCGCGCACCTCATCATTCGAAAGCCGCGGATTGACGGAACGGATCAAAGCAGCGAGCGCCGTAACATGGGGTGCTGCCATGGACGTGCCGGAAAGAGCGGCGTATTGATGGCCGGCAAACGTGCTGGCAATGTTCGTCCCGGGCGCCACGACGTCGACATAATCGCCATAATTGGAGTACAAGGCGTAGGAAAGGTCCGGGTCAACCGCTCCGACGCTGATCACCTCCGGATACGCGGCCGGGAAGCTCGGCTGGGACGTGCTGTCATTGCCGGAAGCGGCGACGAGCACGACATCATGGGCATCGGCATAGCGGATCGCTTCCTCGAGAACCGAAGATGGCTGGTAGTTGCCAAGGCTTAAATTAATCACTTTCGCCCCGCGGTCGACCGCCCAGCGGATGCCTTTGGCTACGTCAATACTCGTTCCATAGCCGTCGGCGTTTAACACTTTGACCGCCATGATCGGATTGAACCATGTGATGCCGGCAACCCCTTCGCCATTATTTGGCTGTGAGGCGACAATGCCGGCAACATGGGTGCCATGACCGTTTTCATCATCCGGAGGGCGGTCGTCGGCCAACACGTTGTATCCGGGGCCAAGGCGGCGTACTAAATCGGGATGAGTCAAGTCGACCCCGCTGTCGATGATGGCGACGGGCACGGTTTGCTTGCCGCGCGACAGCGTCCAGCCGGCTTCCGTATAAATGGCCGGTAAATTCCACTGATAGCGGGCATAAAACGAATCATTCGGCTCTTCCGCTGGCCACGGGAAGCCGTTTTGCATGTAAATGTAGTTCGGCTCACAATACTCGACTGATGGAAGCGGGCGGAAATAGCGGCGCATTTCCTCGTACGTCTGCTCGCGCGAACGGAAAACAAACACATGATCAAGCCGCTTGACAAGCCGGCCGCGGATGGCTGTTTCCATCTGTTTGAGACGGCGGCTGTCCGGCGGCGTCCGAAAGCGGACAGCAATTTCATTGGTAAAATAGTGGCTTTGGTCGCCGCGGTGGTTATGACGAATTTCCCGAATGCCCGGGTGCGCGTTCAGCTGTTGTTTCAGCCGCTCTCCTGCACTGAGGCTGTCTAAGGTGACAACCGTCGGATGAGTGCGTGCGTCTTTTGTGTCAAACGGCTCAAGCCGCGGCGGGGCAGGGGCGCGCTCTTGCGGTGCCGGCCGGGTGGAGCCGATGGCGGCGGCAACGACGAGGACGACGGCGGCGCCGAGGGCAGCCCATATCGTGTATCGGCGATTCATGTGGTTCACCTCCTCTGTTGTTAGGATGGGCGAATGGCGGGCAAATCATGAAAAAGGGGATTCTTCCCGCAGCGGGTGAATCCCCTTTTGTGGTATTCAGCGTCCAGCCGACTGCAGCACTTGCTGTGCCGCTTGCATATCGATGCGCAGCTGCTCTTGGACGTTGGTCGGATGGTAATACCCTTTGTTGACCATATATTGGCTGATTTGCTCATGGAACGCGATCGCATCGTTTAACTGTTGTTTCAAAGTATTGCGCACTTCCGGAGTCGCCGCTTCGGCGATGGCCATCGCGCATCCTTTAATGGCGTTTTTGGCGCTAATAAGGCAATCAGCAGCGATCATTTGATCGTTTAATACGCCGGTTGGCGTCATGGTTGTTTGCATCGTTGTCCCTCCTTTGCCCGTTACGATAATAAGTTTTGCAAGTCGCGGATGTGCTGCGTAGTTTTTTGCATGTCTTGCTGAATGAGCGATTTCAGTTGCGGATCGCTTGCCATTTGCTGCATGGCTGTGCTTTTGGCGAGGCACGTGTTTTTAAACATCAGCAGTTCGTGCAGCTCAAGCGTTTCATGTGTTCCTGTCGCTTTCATCTTTTTCACCACCTTCCGTGACATAGTATATACCCCGCCGTTATGTGTATAGATGGATAATGATGGAAAAACAGTCGATGGTGTTTTTGGCAGCCGGACAGCCCGACAAGAGGCGCTGCTTGCATGCTCAAGTTTTGCCTAGAGCGGGGCATACTATGTCCGCAATCCATTTTCATGCAGGGGGTGAAGGAACGGATGAAAAAGGCAGCCATTGTGCTAGGTGTTGCTGTGCTTCTTCTTTTCGCCGTCGGGGCCGCTCTTCTTTTGCGCCGGGGAGAGTACGCGCTTGTGCCGGACGGGGAGACGATCAAGCCGTATCAGGCGAGCGAGCGAACCGGCATTGATTGGTGGGGGAGGTGGATCGATGCAGATGGCGGCCGCTTCCAAACGCTATCGGCAGAAAACGGACACCCGCCAGAAAAGGACGGGGCGGTCGTTGTCGATGACCGGCTGCTCCTCCTTGGCAAAGAGGTGTTTTATAAGGAAACGTTCGGCAATGAAGTGTTTTTGACTGACATTATGGGCATTGTCGACGGGCCGCTGACGCTGGCCAATATGGCGCAAGCGATCGCCGCATTAAAAGGAGAAGGGACGACAAATTTGCGTGTGCCGCTCGCCGAGGATGTGACGATCGGCGGACGGACGTATAAAAAAGGGGAGCTGATCGACACCGGCATTGATGTGCCGAAAGGGGCATATTTGCCGCTTGGGATGCCGATTGTCACCGGCGGCGGCCGCGTGCGCGTCGGCATTAGCTGTGCGGCTTGTCACGCAACTGTCGATCCGGAGACGAAACGAGTCGTCGAAGGAGCGCCAAACAATGATTTGAACGCTGGACTGTTAATGGCGTTGGCGACAAATTCGACCGCTTATTTTACTCATGCCGAAATCAAATCGCTTGCCGACTACATTCGTTCGACCGACCGCGCCATCGTTGATTCGCGCGGGCGAAAAGCTGTGCTGCCGGATCCGGAGCGACTTGAGCGGGAAGTCGACCGCATTTTTGCCAGCTGGCCGCGCGGCAATTTCGACTCGACGATTGATCTGAAAGCGAACCCGGCGCAAATTCCCGATTCGTTCACGCGCGGCGACCATCCGTACGGGTGGAGCGGCTTTGCTGCTGCCGGCTCGTTTCACGGTTTGGCCGCCTTCAGCAACAACGTGCACGCCCAAAACGCCGATTCGCTGGCACAGGTAGAAGTTAGTGATGAGTTGTTTGGCATTGACAAGGAAGTGTATCTTGGCACGATTTTGCAAAACGCAGCCAACCCGCGCTTTCGCTATCGGCCGACGATGAAGGAAAAGCCGTCTGTCTTTTTCGCTAAAGCCGATCCGACGCCGAAAGCGGTTGGCGTCAATCAGCTCGTTGCCCCGCCGCAGTTTCCGAACGTATCGCTTGTCGCTCCGGACGGGCTGATCGCCAGCGAGCCCGGGTATCGGTTTAACGAACAAAACAATGCTGTCGCCGCTTGGCAAAATACGCTCAATCCTCCACCGCCGAACAAACGGGTGGACAAAGAGCGGGCGGCGAAAGGGCGGGATGTGTTCGTTCGCGCCGGCTGCATCCGTTGCCATGCGGGGGCGTATTTGACGAATAACCGCGTCATAGCTGCCAATGTGGTTGGCACCGAGCCGTCGCGGGCAAAAGCATTAAAAAAAACTGAAAACATATTTGGGGAGGCGGTGTTGTATGCCCCGGATACGCCAGTGCCGATCCCGAAAGGGGCAAAAGTGGTAAACGTACCGACCGATCATCTTGACCCGGAACAAATTCGCCTGTCGTTCGCCCACGGCAATTCGCCGGGCGGGTATAAGGTGCCGAGCCTGATTGGGCTTGCTTGGAGCGCCCCGTATTTGCATGATGGCGGCGTGGCGGTTGGGCCAAACGGGGAACCCGGACTTTCAAGCACCGTTCAAAAAGGCATCGCCCCTGATGCGCGCAACAGCTTGCGGGCGCTGATTGACCGGACGTGGCGCGAGCGCGTCATCGCCGCGAATGCTGCCGATCCGGCTTTAAAGGCGGTGCATGTGACAGGAGAGGGGCATCGGTATTGGATTGACCGCCAAGCCGGGTTTACGAAGGAAGAGCAAGAGGCTGTGTTGGACTATTTATTATCGCTTACATCGCGCTGATCGCGTCTGGGGATGTTTTCCTTGCAATGACGTTCCTCTGCTTGTCCACACTAACGGACAAGGAGGGACAATCGATGAACGAAACGTGCTTCTACTGTCAATGTGACTGTGACGACAAAGTGCATTACGTCTCGTTCCACACGAACGGCGAGGAACGCGAGGAAGCGCTTTGTCCGGAATGCTACGAAGAATGGTTGCAAGGCATGAAAGGGTAATGTCTTTCCCCGCTTTCGCTTTGCTTGAAAGCGAGGCTCTTTTCGGTGAAGATGCCAAACAAAACCGCACCATGATCAAATCGGTGCGGTTTTTTCCGAGAGTGACGGAGTGACGACGGTGTCCTCTAGGCTGCATGTTTCGTCGTAAGAACGGTATATGGCTGCTTCTGACCGGGGAGTGTGGAGCGACAACAATAAAATGTGCTCGCTTCCGGTGCGGCTGACCTTTGTTTCCATTTTGAGTGCCACATCATCGAGCGTCAACGAGTAAAACCGGTACGTCAAGCCGAGCCATGTACGTTCAGACCGGACGGTATCCGGATGATGGCGGATGAATTCGGACAGCTCGGCGAACGAATGTTTTTCCCGCTGCATCCATTCACGAATGGCGGTGGTTGTTTGTTTCAACCAATTTTTCCAAGATGGCTTCATCATCATCACCTTTTTTCATCCAATATGCCCATTTCCGCCATTCGCTATACAGGAAGCCGGATCGAGAAGGTCGTCATGTTGACGTCGGACGAACAGCTGATTTCCCCGCCATGGTCTTCAATCACTTTTTTGCAAATGTAAAGGCCGATGCCCGTTCCTAATTTTTTTGTCGTAAAAAACGGCTCAAAAATGGTCTCGACGATATCGGCGGGAATGGCCGGGCCGTTGTTGGTGATTTCAATGATGACCGTTCCGTCTTGGGAGCGGGCAGTGATCTTGATGCGGCGCGGCTTTTCCTTTTCTTTCACCGCTTCGATCGAATTGAGTAAAATGTTGACCAATACTTGGCGCAACTGGTCTTTATAGGCAAAAATATGTATTGTTTCATCGACCACCAACGAAATGTCGACATCGCTGTCGACGATCGTCGCGTATAAAAAATCCATTATTTCCTCTAACAGTTGATGCAGCGAAAAAGTTTCCTTTTCGCTCTCGACAATTTCTTTGCGTGAGGCATGCAAAAATTGCGAAATGCGAAATTTCAGCTGCTGCAACTCGTGATCGATAATATCCAAATATGGCAAATGCGGATGTTCAAACTTTAATAATTGAATAAACCCAATAATGGCCGTAAGCGGGTTGCGGAATTCGTGCACAAAACTGGATGACATTTGCCCGAGCAAGCTCAGCCGATCTTGATGTGACCTGGCGATCAACATGTTTTTCTCGCGCAACTCCGCTTCCTTTAGCCCGTTATATTCGGTGATGGCATGGAACAAAAACTGGTCAAATAACTCGTTGATATGGTCGATTAACGGAGCCAGCTCGACGGTCGGCAATGGCGCGGTCAACGCGTGCTTAATAATAAGCCGCCGGCCGAGGCTGACATTATAGACGAGGGCGCCGATGCCGGCATTCATTTCCGCCCGTTCTTTGGCGATTTTGTTGGCCAGCTGTTCGACTGTCTCGCCGGACAGCGACCGCAACAGCGCCTCTTTGACTAACGCAAACATCGCCAAGGCATTTTGTTCAACGCGGTCAAGATATTTATCATCGTCGGCAATTTTCATATGTCGCCGCCAATAGGCAAGGAAGCTAGGCAGATGGGTTTCCAAATGGGTGACAAGCTGCTGTGCGGCAGATGCCAAAAAAGCCACCTCGCTTTCCGTCGTTTATTATCATTATAAGGGGGAATATCGAGCTAGAACAGAGGGAAAATCACGATATGTCCGATAAAACTAGTTTTCTTTCGCCAAAAAGGCTAAGGAATGCCGGCTCATGGCAGGTGGAGGCGCACTGTTTGAACAAAAAAAGAAAAATCATGTATAATGAAGCAGACAACACACTTTTTCAAAAGGTTGGGGAACGCCGTGAAATTGTATGACTCCATTTTAGACTTAATTGGCGGCACGCCGATCGTAAAGTTGCGGCGCCTTCCGGATCCGGACGGGGCGGATGTATATATGAAGCTCGAATCGTTTAATCCGGGCGGCAGCGTCAAAGACCGGCCGGCTTGGGAAATGATTCGCCGGGCAGAGGCGGAAGGAAAAATTACGCCGGGAACAAGCACGATCATCGAACCAACGTCCGGCAACACCGGCATCGGGTTGGCGATGGTGTGCGCCGCCAGAGGGTATCGGTGTATCATTACGATGCCGGATAACGCAACGATTGAGCGGGTGAAGATTTTAAAAGCGTACGGGGCGGAAGTGCATTTGACGCCGGCCGAGAAGCGGATGCAGGGGGCGATTGACGAAGCGAACCGGCTTGCTAGTGAGATTCCTGACAGCTTTATTCCGATGCAGTTTGAAAATCCAGCCAACCCGGACGCGCACCGGCATACGACGGCAGCCGAAATTTATGAAGCGTTTGACGGACGGCTGGATGCGTTCGTGCTCACCGCCGGCACCGGAGGGACGGTGACCGGGACAGGAGAAGAGCTGAAAAAGCGCATGCCGAATTTGCGCATTTACGTCGTTGAACCATACGGCTCACCTGTGCTGTCGGGCGGGAAGCCGGGACCGCATAAAATTCCCGGCACCGGTCCAGGGTTTATCCCGAACATTTTAAACCGCTCGATTTATGATGACATTTTTTTGATTAAAGATGAAGACGCCCAGCAGATGGCACGCGAACTGGCGGCAAAGGAAGGCATTTTGGTCGGCGCCTCGGCCGCGGCGAGCGCCTATTACGCCATCAAAGTAGCCAAGCAGCTGCCAAAAGGGGCGCGCGTCCTTTGCATGGCGCCGGATTCCGGGGAGCGGTATTTGTCATCAGATTTATTTGCTGATTAACGGAGGACGGATAAATAAGCCCCGGCTTCAACGGTACACGGAACAGGGAGAGGAAGTGTTTCTGTTTGCATGAGGAACGGGCATGGAAGAAAACCATCCGTCTCATATTGACGTTTATCATCGGTGCATTGGGCGACATTGCATTCTCCCTTTTGCACATTCCGCTCCATTGGGTGCTTGGCCCGGCGGCCGCTTTGTTGGCCGCCTCTCATCTTTTCAAAGAAAAGCTGTATTGGCCGACCGCTATCCGCAATGTCGGGCTCATTCCAATCGGCTACACGCTCGGTGCGCCGGTGACGGCGGCGACGCTCGCAGAAATGGCGCGGCAACTGCCGACGATGATGTTGGCGACGGTTTTGATGTTGCTGTTTAGCTTTGTCGTTTCCTCCCTTGTAGCGAAATGGACTCATCTTTCGCTCCGTTCAGTCGTCACCGGCTGCATTCCCGGCGGACTGTCACAAATGCTCGTTCTCGGCGAGGAGCTGAAAGGCGTCGATCCGACCGTCGTCACATTGTTTCAAGTGATGCGGCTGATGGGTGTCGTGTTTCTCGTTCCGCTTATCGCCTTAAGCCCGCTTTTGTCCGAAGGCGCCGCGGGAGCGACCGACGCCGGAATGGCCGGCGGGCCGGATTGGACTGTCGGCCTCGCTTTGCTTTATGCGGCTGTCACTGTGGCCGGTGCGCTAGTAGGGAAGCGCCTCCGATTGCCGACGGCCTATTTGCTCGGTCCGATCATCGGCACGGCAGCGCTCGTGCTTGTTGGAACGCCGGCCCCGCATTTGCCGGCTCCGCTGCTAGACGTCGCGCAAATTACGATGGGAACGTATCTCGGCCTGATGCTGAAGCCGACGGCGATCGAAGGGAAAGGGAAGGTGATGGCGGCGTCGGTTTTAGCCGGCTGCGCGCTTATTTTGTTTTCCATGCTATCAGCGTTCGTGTTAATGAGCTGGCACCGTATACCGTATTTGACGGCCTTTATCGCCTTAGCGCCGGGCGGCATGGATCAAATGGGCATTTTGGCGCAAGAAGCGCATGCGAGCCTAGCCATTGTCACCGGCTATCAAATGTTCCGCATTTTTTTCATTCTTTTTGTCGTTCCGCCAGCGTTGAAAACATTGTTTTCCACCCGTTGGTTTCGTCGGCTTGAGCAGTGGCAAACGCAGCAGCATGGCTGACAAATAAGGCTATGATCGATGGTGAAACTATGGTAAACTGAAAAAAGGAGGGGATCGCGATGAATCACTCGACCGTTTACCGCCCGCACAGCCCAGTCGCCAAGTTGGCCGCTTCGTTTCTCGCGGCGCTCGCTGTCGCGACGGCAGGATTGTACGCCGGACAATGGGTGCCGGCCGGCCTGTATTTGCCGCTTTATGCGTTAGAACTCATTTTGCTTTTGGTAATGATCTTCGCCCGCCGCAAACAGGCGGTCGGCTATCCGCTTATGTTTGCCTTTATGCTCGTCTCAGGCGCAACTCTTTATCCGCTCATCGGCTATTACATTTCCGTCATCGGTGCGGCGGCGGTGTTCAAGGCGTTTGCGCTGGCTGTCGTCTCGTTTTCCGGCGTGGCTATTTATGC includes the following:
- a CDS encoding YitT family protein, which gives rise to MIKKMVAIVEGSLLLGIGINVFLVPHHLLDGGMIGLGLIAKYVWHVQAGLTMIILSVPLYVAAWFYYRPFFYNSLHGLLFSSWMIDVLSVLRGIVTLDPLLSAIIGGMLVGAGIGLMLREETSTGGTDLLAQFIAKLTDWNVGVIIFVIDACIISIGSLMIDSVPFIYSFVVVAVVGAVTTMLTSEKTMGV
- a CDS encoding S8 family peptidase — its product is MNRRYTIWAALGAAVVLVVAAAIGSTRPAPQERAPAPPRLEPFDTKDARTHPTVVTLDSLSAGERLKQQLNAHPGIREIRHNHRGDQSHYFTNEIAVRFRTPPDSRRLKQMETAIRGRLVKRLDHVFVFRSREQTYEEMRRYFRPLPSVEYCEPNYIYMQNGFPWPAEEPNDSFYARYQWNLPAIYTEAGWTLSRGKQTVPVAIIDSGVDLTHPDLVRRLGPGYNVLADDRPPDDENGHGTHVAGIVASQPNNGEGVAGITWFNPIMAVKVLNADGYGTSIDVAKGIRWAVDRGAKVINLSLGNYQPSSVLEEAIRYADAHDVVLVAASGNDSTSQPSFPAAYPEVISVGAVDPDLSYALYSNYGDYVDVVAPGTNIASTFAGHQYAALSGTSMAAPHVTALAALIRSVNPRLSNDEVRDIILRSADDLGERGKDPYYGSGLINVYRALELAKP
- a CDS encoding spore coat protein, producing MQTTMTPTGVLNDQMIAADCLISAKNAIKGCAMAIAEAATPEVRNTLKQQLNDAIAFHEQISQYMVNKGYYHPTNVQEQLRIDMQAAQQVLQSAGR
- a CDS encoding histidine kinase N-terminal domain-containing protein: MASAAQQLVTHLETHLPSFLAYWRRHMKIADDDKYLDRVEQNALAMFALVKEALLRSLSGETVEQLANKIAKERAEMNAGIGALVYNVSLGRRLIIKHALTAPLPTVELAPLIDHINELFDQFLFHAITEYNGLKEAELREKNMLIARSHQDRLSLLGQMSSSFVHEFRNPLTAIIGFIQLLKFEHPHLPYLDIIDHELQQLKFRISQFLHASRKEIVESEKETFSLHQLLEEIMDFLYATIVDSDVDISLVVDETIHIFAYKDQLRQVLVNILLNSIEAVKEKEKPRRIKITARSQDGTVIIEITNNGPAIPADIVETIFEPFFTTKKLGTGIGLYICKKVIEDHGGEISCSSDVNMTTFSIRLPV
- the cysK gene encoding cysteine synthase A, whose product is MKLYDSILDLIGGTPIVKLRRLPDPDGADVYMKLESFNPGGSVKDRPAWEMIRRAEAEGKITPGTSTIIEPTSGNTGIGLAMVCAARGYRCIITMPDNATIERVKILKAYGAEVHLTPAEKRMQGAIDEANRLASEIPDSFIPMQFENPANPDAHRHTTAAEIYEAFDGRLDAFVLTAGTGGTVTGTGEELKKRMPNLRIYVVEPYGSPVLSGGKPGPHKIPGTGPGFIPNILNRSIYDDIFLIKDEDAQQMARELAAKEGILVGASAAASAYYAIKVAKQLPKGARVLCMAPDSGERYLSSDLFAD
- a CDS encoding AbrB family transcriptional regulator, with amino-acid sequence MHEERAWKKTIRLILTFIIGALGDIAFSLLHIPLHWVLGPAAALLAASHLFKEKLYWPTAIRNVGLIPIGYTLGAPVTAATLAEMARQLPTMMLATVLMLLFSFVVSSLVAKWTHLSLRSVVTGCIPGGLSQMLVLGEELKGVDPTVVTLFQVMRLMGVVFLVPLIALSPLLSEGAAGATDAGMAGGPDWTVGLALLYAAVTVAGALVGKRLRLPTAYLLGPIIGTAALVLVGTPAPHLPAPLLDVAQITMGTYLGLMLKPTAIEGKGKVMAASVLAGCALILFSMLSAFVLMSWHRIPYLTAFIALAPGGMDQMGILAQEAHASLAIVTGYQMFRIFFILFVVPPALKTLFSTRWFRRLEQWQTQQHG
- a CDS encoding Bax inhibitor-1 family protein — its product is MNHSTVYRPHSPVAKLAASFLAALAVATAGLYAGQWVPAGLYLPLYALELILLLVMIFARRKQAVGYPLMFAFMLVSGATLYPLIGYYISVIGAAAVFKAFALAVVSFSGVAIYAAKTKEDFSFLGGFLMLGAFALLGLLIIQWFIPFSSVGQMGIAALGILIFLGFTIYDINRLARYGFTEADIPMIVVNIYLDFINLFVYILRFFASDEE